The Ostrea edulis chromosome 1, xbOstEdul1.1, whole genome shotgun sequence genomic sequence ATTATATGACTGGCAGCCAGGAAAAGATAACATGAAAGGGTGTGGAAATGTGAATGTGTTTCAATATCAATCATAAAGCAAATTGGCTGGCATGCAAAAAAAGAGATAAGCTACCTGAAATATGGTTTTCAATTAAATTATGGTTTGTATATCACAAAGAAtgattcaatatacatgtatatcattctaatgaaatatcaatgaatttcattttgaaagttttgGGGGGAAAAGACTGCAAAACAACCCTGCAAATCTGAAAGAAGTCCAactaatatacatgtgataAACATAGCCATTTAAAACACTTTATACTATTGGATAGGACTTTGATAGAGCATAatcatatatacaaaatgaacatTATCTTTAGTGTACCTTATGCAAATTGTATCCAGATTCAAATATAATAGGTGGTAGCAGCACTATGAAGAACACAGTTGGGTTGAAAGCTTCAGTATTCTAAAAAACAGACAACAAAAATCCACATTTAAGACATCGGTAAGTTCAATTTAAAACACTATATTCAGAAAATAAGATAGAGGTTAGTGAATAAAGTTTCTGGAATATTGGCATATTAATTCTAGACCAActcagaaaaaaacccacatagaatataaaatatattaacaTCTTAATTCTACTACTGCTTTGGGTAAATATCCCTaacatgcttcatgaagtatgtaAGTCTTAGGGGTTGCAGTCTATatcattatgtattttcaacaagaggctcatgggtcacatcactcacctgaatcACTTTGGCCTTGCTGTTATGATTttctcaagatttttttttcaatcatgaAAGCCTTTTACACATACTATGGCCCCAACTTTGCACCAAAGGATCATGACACAaccaaacttgaattcacacaacatggagTGCCTCTAAACCAAAATGACTAACATTATCTTGCTCTTCTGGAGAACAAGACTtattaaaaagattttcttttctgTATACATGCATGCATTATGTTAAATTTGATCCATCCTAAACCCAGGGttaataatttgaattttaaaaaaaccaagatAACTTTTGACAATGTTCTGAAATTTTAAGGCTATACAGAAACTATAGGGAAATTATGCTCTGTATCACAACCAACATATTTGTGACAAGGAAAATCATTACTACTGGCTGAAGCAATAGTGATTAAACAAACTTCAAACGAatcctccccccccccaaaaaaaaaattaacatgacatgatacatgtaggtcacaTTTAACTGccacataatatatataaacaggtgAAAAGTTTATAACCATAACACcaaatgacaaattttgattcGTCTACAGGTGAGCTTAAGAGTAATTCAACAACATacaagggtttttttttacctgaaCACTCCCTGACATTTTTAACACCAATCCTGCAAAAGCACctgcaaaataaaaaattattgcaAAAACTGACACAGTCTTGCatcatacattgtacatatgcAGTATATCCAAACTTACATTGcaagaaaaaatgtttaataCGCTTATTAAACAAGTGCAATTTAGatatattaaaatacaattagCCATGTACTATCCTCGATCAGTTCATTTCATCCAGTGAAAGTTGTTTTCCAAGATTCTTTTATTTGTACATAAATATCGTTTCTCGTTTTGTTGGTGTTGTTCCTGCTGGCCCTGGTGATGATCTCACTCTATCGAAAGCCATTTTGTAATTACTTCTTAGTTTGATTTGCCAAAACATCTTCCAGATAATTGTTTACACCTGCACTTACAATTTACCGATACACAGCCTAATATTGTTCATTGCCATCGACATAGTTTATGTAGATCCAAACTTGAGGTGATAACTGGAAATGACATGTGTGAAATAATTTACAAACCAAATCCAGAAATCAGCAAATTTTTGGGTTGTTTAGAAAAAATCTGGTGAAAAGCATGACCTACCGGGTCATCAAATATAATTGGGTTACAGGTAAAAAAATCGGGTGTAACCTGACAAAATCGGGTGTGTTGGCAACTATGATATGGGTTATGATATATTATCATCTATGACCTTAATATAGGGTGCGACACATTTTCTACCCGAGATGCATtaactgaccaagtttgatgattctgTGCAAAATAATTGTCTAAGGACAGGGCTTTGCCATATTGGCCCAGAGTTATTTTAATTAAAGGTCAGAGTGACCTAACTTTATAGTGCAACACACATTCTACCCAAGGTGCATCAGTTGGCAAAGTTGAATGACTTAGTATCCCAGTTATGAGTCGAAcatgaaaaagctaacagacagacagacatgcaGATGGACATGCAGATGGATGGATATAAACGCCATACCACAATACATCCCACCTTTGATGggtgtacaaaatttgaaactaaGGATTTAAAAGTACTTCAACTAATATCCTTCTCTTTGGTGTGTTAGTACACACTTACCTAATAAAATGTCTGCTATACTTTCTGGTAAATAGTGAAACCTTGTTTGGATGAGCATATGAGTCGTCAAAATTGACAAAGCTGAAATTCAACAACAATAagacataattacatgtactgaaAACTAGGACTGTTTGACTgatttttgaattaaaaataaactttataCATTCAATTCATATGACACAAACTAAATCATTATTCCATATATACTTGGGAAAACTCTTGAAATTATATATAGCTTTACTTTCACATTTGCATGCTATTTCACGATGTGCATGTTAATTAAGTTTTGTTTGGAAAACAGACACTGCATTAAATCTGCATATTATAACTTCAGCTGCAGGTCACAAAACTGAATTATCATTACTGCGTACCGACTAGTATAAGAATGAAGAAGATGGTGAAGCTGCTATGGTGCTCCTCTTCGGCAGACCCTTTCTTAGGTAAGTCCACCGGTACCAGTTTTGTGGTGGGGGCTGCCACTGTTGTGACTGTTGTGGTAGTGTTAAGTATAGTTGTTGTGTTGGTGTCATTTTTCGAACTGGAAGAAATCATGCATAACAGTATTATATATGGTAAACACAcctatatttataaatgtatacagatctatttatctcattctattcaGTTATAAATTCCGTAGATTGTGTGCAGCTCTTTCAAATATTTATCTAATTTCAGTTTGCTGGTACAAatttctgaagatttttaattactGTAGATAAAGTGGACATGTGTACCATGAAATTGGCATGGATATTCAATCAAATCAATCTTTCCtggaaaaaaagataaaaaactGACTTTTAATCGTAATTGTACATATGttgtatataaaaacaaatatagtgtTAGTAGAACAGATGGAGTGAATATAGGAATTATTGAATTGCCCTATGTGGTATCAAAACATTGTTTATTGCTATATACCATTAGCTCTTTAGTAGTACATTGGTTGGacttataaaataattttaatcgatgtatgttttattttcttaatttagTATATATCAGGAAAAAAAAGTAATGCacatattgatataaaaatatatatataatgatcgTACTTGAAGAGCAAATTAATCACAGTTTATTATCGTAATGAATGATGCCCATTAAGTTCATCTATTCAGATTATTTTGATATCAGCCAGAGCACTCAATGATTAATAACCTTGGatcaaattcataaaaattgaaaaaaaaatcataaatttcagtGTTATAAATAAATTCActataagaaaatgaaaaaatgaTTGTTAATCACATATAATAAAATGTAAACCTACAGTATTATAATTAACACTCTAAATAGGCTAATAAGGACACAACATCAAATCTATCTTGTAACTCTGATATCAGCAAGGACATTACTCATAGTAGAAGTAAAAATCCTATAAAACAAtcaaattggtaatttttcaTTAGTGTTTCTCATGTATATCATTCAAAATACTGGAAAAAAATTGGTATAAATAGAATTACTTAAAAAATAAGCTTTAAATTAAAAATCAGGACATTTACCAGGTTgagaacacttcccctatagtgaGATCTTCTTGCTAAaatgcgattatccctctttaatAGCGAGAAagaagtaaacattaccatattAAACTGgtgttttgattgaaaataaagGCAATTAAATTCCATGTCATGCTAAATTAgtgacacacactcaacatgatacACATGGTCTCTGTAAAATTGACAAAACAGTCAAGAAAATTCATATCAATGTTGTTACATACGAGGTAAGGAGGCTGAAATTCaagagtgtttttgttttgattaattatatttgcagaagtatcagacattttagcacttttacttcttttcaaatgaaacaTGAAGAGATGTACTTCAAAGGTATTTTTCCTGGTTGTACTGAATATATTTACTCTTAAGCTTGCTAAAAAGGGATAACCGCGTAGGGGAAGTGTTCTCAACCTTTTTACAAACACACCCcttatctaatcaaaattattaaTAATTGTAAGTTCATATGATTCCTCTTTGATATGTTCAGTTCAATACAAAATGTTAAGGGCCTTTAActttaagatacatgtatattttactttcaCAGCGTCTATCAGTAATCTgagtaaacaagaggtactgtgagcaatgctcactaagaataccccccgcttaccccaatctcccaaagggtgttggtaataggtataaactacctcttttctgagtgtaaaaaacaaatggcatgacaaaccgaaccatattgctacttcgatgtccagtgcgcgtgacctttgaccttttgaccccaaaatcgatagggaacatcttcatcccatgggtagtccatatgtatgatatggtgactgtaggtggaaaggataacgctttagagcccggaaaccatattgctacttcgatgtccagtgcgcttgacctttgaccttttgaccccaaaatcaatagggaacatcttcatcccatgggtagtccatatgtatgatatggtgactgtaggtggaaaggataacgctttagagcccggaaaccatattgctacttcgatgtccagtgcgcatgacctttgaccttttgaccccaaaatcgatagggaacatcttcatcccatgggtagtccatatgtatgatatggtgacagcaggtggaaaggataacgctttagagcccggaaaccatattgctacttcgatgtccagtgcgcttgacctttgaccttttgaccccaaaatcgatagggaacaccttcatcccatgggtagtccatatgtatgatatggtgactgtaggtggaaaggataacgctttagagcccggaaaccatattgcttcttcgatgtccagtgcacttgaccttagaccttttgaccccaaaatcgatagggaacatcttcatcccatgggtagtccatatgtatgatatggtgacggtaggtggaaaggataatgctttagagtccggaaaccattgcgtctacagacggacggacggacggacggacagacagacggacaacccgattccagtatacccccccccccccaacttgttgcggggggtataataaaggCATTACacttttgaacaaaatattactGACTCgttttatacatgaaaaatatacaagtactgcATTGCATGTGAGAAAAAATAACCAGAAACATTTTccagatatcaataacaatgtttAAATAGATACCTTTCATTTGTGTTTGTAAATATTCCAGAAATGTCCTCCTTGGGGACAGGAACAGGTGCTGGTTTGGGAGGCGTGGGTGCATCTTCTTTTGACAGGGACACACAGGCAACACAGAAAAGAAACAGCACAAAAGTTAAATTCTTCATGATCTTCACGGAAATATCTATGTTAAAGTGAAAACTGTGGGTGCAACCTCCCGAAAGACTGCGGTAATATTGGATCCATTCATTGTCATGATTCTGTGATCGTGATAGTGACACGGTGGTGTTTCGGAAGTTTATATCATTAATTCGTTCTATATATTGATTCGAATGTTTCCATATCTCATCATTTCATGcataaatttataaaaaatattaatcaattcttttttatattgactaattttttatcattctttcACTAAACATAGGTAAATATCTGTTATGATATTACAAATGATCCCACACGAAATATATATGAacgattgaatttgaaaatctAGTTCCTCAGTCAAAAGGAAACTAAGCAACTGAACCGTCAGCTGTTCGGCCTGAGATCAAGTGAAGGTCATAATTTAGATCTAGTTCCAAAATTCACAAGAGTTGAAAAACTGTGGAATTGTAGGTAGATATCGTTTGTATGATTTTAGAACAAAAAGGCaagaatattgaaaatgaaaaaaattaacagagaaaattcgaaTGATTCACGAAAATCAGAATCTCATGTAGATGTGGTAACATATGACTATATATCATTCATATTGACATGATCTCACCAGTTTtttcataatatgaatattggtattttgagatttttattttcttctctcAAAATAGCTAGATTTGGTACTGTATTTCAAATACAAATAGCTTGATAAAGCtctaaaatttaaatactgagaTTGTTCTGAACCTGTTGATCAGATTGTACAGTCAAACTTCGTTATCTCAAACTCAATATGATTGAGAATAAACTTTGAGATTCTAAGGATTTgagatatcgagggtaaaatactgAAAGAATATAAGTGGTTAGGACTTCAGAATCACTTTACATATCCGTGTATTCAAGATATTGGTGTTTGTGATACCAAAGTTCAactgtaatatgttttacggcgtgaccgtatTTGAGGacgaagcaaacaaattttggcattggtatctatatccaaaacagaacaaaaacaacccgaagttagcacgaggacggagctgtatcaaaacatcctaattttggatatttgatccgcctatatattgaacgcgggaattataacgcaatcgatgtaaacagtacattgtgacgtcatattcagcgtcgttatttagcaaatttacaaacatagcgtttgaaccacaacaacaaatatggtgttaatggtggagtgattatatatgattaagaaattaagatttacatgcttttacgaattttatgtaacatctcagaacgacgtgaactaggatagatgagattcaaaatggagaaatacatgtccacgcgatagtatttgaatcgacgccattagtaccaaaagtttcaagttccataggtatggtttagtttttcattgttttcctatattttccttttaaacatgtatatacgtgttacctatagggagagctccgctctcacggcccttcgggccgtgagaggacTTCACCCTCTATTATTGTGTTTACTTGTATGTCTCCTTACCACACCATAACTTTAAAGTTACAGGATTCTTGCTAGTCTTTAATAAAAGACTTTAAAAGTATTAGAAGATTGACGTTCCACAAccataaaaaatcaaacaaatgaaataatgataGTTAGAACAAGGCATCTGGCATATGTTGCTGCTTGGACAAATGATGTCCGACCAACGTTGATCAGGACACAGGACATTGTGTGTAATATTGATAgcttaaaatgaaatttcattatatttagaGGTAACCAACACCAGGGTATGCAAATTATTGTCTTAATGACggcaactattttttttaattacttgtaCAATGAAGTCAGTCAATTCTAATTTTCTATATAGATTACTTGCGTACTAAGTTCTATAAATAAATTCATCTTTCTTTGCTGTAAGTATTACCAAAATATCTCTGAGTCAGAATATTCCCCCTAACTAAGTATATCTGTCTCTAGGGAAAACAAACTACTAGTAAATCTCCAGAAGACTTGGAAAGGTTGgataaattattcattttatatacTGTGAAGGCAGCTTAACATGTTTCATGACATATTGTATTTTATCTATGAAATGTGAGTACTTTTAGTATGTTGTAGATACACGAAAATGGCGAAGATTATTTAATAATTGGATTATTCAATAAATCCCATTTCTAATTTATAAATTAATGAATACAGGGGGTTTTTTTTCAGGAAGGACCcaattttccaaaatgaccatTTTACAAACTATGGCAACATATGCCACCTTGTGGACTATATCCGATTCAGTGGAACAGAAGTTCATCAGTAAGAAGGAGCAGATGGATTACCAAAAGTCTGTACGAATGGTAGCTGTTGGAACCTTTGTGGTGGCACCCCTTGTATTTACCTGGATGTTTCTAGCAGAACGAATATTTCCTGGACGAGCATTCAAAACTGTGGCAAAAAAGATGATTACAGATCAAGTCGTGTTTGCTCCAATTGCcatatcttcattttatttctgtaaGTCATATAATTGTATTGGTAGGTAAAGGCATTAATTTCCCcttcaaacaattataatatttatagCTGTatccaatatttcaaaaacGGAAGAGATACTTCTGTAGTGTGTACACTCACAGTAGgtacaaatttttatcataacaTTCATATATTGTTTCAAGAAATTTTTCAAGTTAGATGTTATGCAATCATTTGAGTTATGGGGAATACAAGTTAGGTCAAATCtatgtatatttaggaatatAATGACTATTAAACAAAGGACTTTGTTGTGCATGTCAAAATGGCAATACAATTTAGAAAATGATTGCAAATTTAACCCTATATTttagttttatcattttttgtCTTGTTATGGTCATTTTGATATGACAGATTGTAAAAAATAGCAAGATTTGTCAAGATCTGAATTTCATATTAATGTATACATTTTCTTATAATGTGCAAATCATACTGAAtaatatttcttgtttcatTGTTTCAGCAACTTGTATGCTTGAGAGAAAATCCTTTCAAGAATTTCGAGAAGAATGGCTCAAGAAATTCCCAATCACTTACAaggtatatatgtacatctgcATATATCTGCAACCAATCAATGCACTGCTTATAAAGTGTATTATACGTACATGTTATaaagattacatgtatgtaatgctGTGTGCTGAATGCATGAACTTAAACATAAACCATCTATATCAATCCCatatatactgtaaaccaacattTATAATGATATCACCAGCATTATAAATCTACAGACTTCATACGCAATACGTAAAACGAAATCACCAGTATTATAAATCTACAGACTTCATACGCAATACGTAAAATGAAATCACCAGCATTATAAATCCACAGACTTCATATGCAATATGTAAAACGAAATCACCAGTATTATGAATCCACAGACTTCATATGCAATACGTAAAACAAATCACCAGTATTATAAATCTACACACTTCATACGCAATGCGCAACACAATatcaccaaaattataaatccaCACACTTCATACGCAATATGTAAAACGAAATCACCAGCATTATAAATCCAGACTTCAGACGCAATCCGTAAATGGACAGTGATCATCGAAAGATGCCTATGCATTGAGAGACCAAGCTCGTAATGCAATTCTGATTGTATGATGCAGAAAGTTTAGTATTTTAATTATGCCCGAAGTGTGTTCGAGATTGCCGTTCTTTGTAGGAGTACCAATTCCTAGCTATCCCGAACGCCGAGTACGCATTATGAGAATAggttcgaggtgcaagaactcaCATCATTTCTGTAAGTAGTGTGgttgaagaacaagaacacatGTTCGTGCACACTTGTTCTCTCGTTATTTTGTGACTCTAAAAACAGCACAAGAACAACTGGAACAGCGGTATCAAACTCACTCTCGGTGTTAAAGtagacaatatacaattatgaaatgtttagcagggagacatcacaaattatcaggtcttagtagggttatcacccAAGGGCGCCTATGCGCCCGacacatttattgacttgtaccatgtatctttttttttatttaaaacgtCAACAAATTCGTAATAACTTTCtctgcagaaaattctgataactTTTTAATAGTTTTCGAGGGGTAaaatcaatgttaccctcagctacctacattattttgttttacactcaatgtcatacatttttgtatcttctaaagggagacaacacagttgtcaccctgcgcgtgagggagacatcacaaattgtCTCCCTCCACGTGGCCAGCCctcgaccaatgaaattgaaTGTAATATTCCGAAGGATAATAATGATGATTGAAATACACCTATACAATTGAAAGATCCGAGTCAAAATCAAAGTTACAGAGAGAAAATGACTATAGAATTGTATAACATTATTTTTAAGTAAAACATTGTTCAGTCTGCATACTTTGCACTAAGTGCAAATACAAAAAACACATATAGATTATGAGGTCAATGGCTTATAGCAAAGCCCTGTCTGACTGTAAGTTTTAATCTAGTTCAACTTGTAAATGCTAAACAACATTATGGCTAAAATTCAGATCACTGACTTGCTCTTGTAAAACATGTGGCAGGCCTTATCCATAGTAAGAGCAAATGAAAGGATTGTTTTTATAAGTCTGGTTGAACTGTACCTATTTCTACTTATTATGCTTTGTAGACTGGTGTCATGTTCTGGCCGTTTGTACAGGGTGCGAACTTCTCCCTCGTCCCGTACAAACACAGACCCAAGGTGATTGGATGTGCTTCATTCCTGTGGTCCATGTTTCTCTGCTACGAAAAAGAACCTTCGAAGGTACACAATTCATTTCCTCTGTGATGAAGAAATGCTACAGATTTATAGGGTTAGAAAGGTTAATGGAAATAATTCTCAACAAATACAGCGTATATTGAGAAATGTTTTAAGCCTACAGGTGTGTCTTTCTTTTCCAGGTAGAAGAAATGAAAGAGGAAAGTTGACGACCTCGGCAGCTAGAATTTTGGATCaagaattttaaatgatttatcaaTAGCATATATCCATAAAAATTTTATTGTGATTCTGTGatagatccccccccccccccccaatctatGCTCTTTTATAAATCTTGTACTGACATCAATTTTAGACATTTATAAGTAtcatacaaattttaaaatttgtacattGTACTTTCCTTAAATTAATTTATAGAAAATTTTAACTCTGTTAATTAATGTGTACTTGTATACATGTTCACATTCTCTTCCAATTTCATTTTCAGGTGTCAGATATACATATTTGTGTTACATTAGTACTGTATTCATATACTTACAGTATCCCAGGttaattttgttgttttctGTTAAAAGTTACCAGATGTACATTATATGttctattaattatttattagaTCTTCCTTGTGATGAATTTTATCTGTGTAGCAAGTTATTATGTTGTATAGAACTTTGTTATTGTCATTATGAAGGCTGATTTTATATTCCTTGAGTTTTTATCTGTTTACTTTTATTTTCCTCTAGGTTTACAGAACATGAGGTTGTAAATGATCGAGATGGTTGTCATTTTTTAATCACCAAAACTTAATTGTCTTAGGGAGAAATAACACACTATAGAAAACTTTTACTGATGGAAATtggagaatatgtacatgtataatgatatttcatttttaatttttttttaaaacttacatTAATTTAATAATTGAAATGTACAATTGGACATATAAGTGGAAAATCAcatggggaaaaaattaagatCCCTTCAAAAGTCAAACACATGATCTACAGATTGGCCGCCTCATGCAGTAACCTGCTGAACTAAACGACTAGGCAAGAAGATTAAAAAGGACAAAGAATATATTTACtcaatcaaatatttatattcccATTTGTATTTCGACTTGGAAGTGAGCTTTTATGACATTGTGTTATTCCCCTTAAAGACTAAATACTTTCAATGTCATATACAGTCACGCCTCGTTACAATGTCATAAACAGTCAAGCCTTGTTAATCCCTGGCAAATTTTGTTCAATGAAGCATCTGTTTAACTGAATCATGTCTGTGAGGGTCTTCCCAGAAATCTGAGACTTTTCCATCTATTATATAAACACTGATGATTGATATTTGAATGAATGTATATTACATCATATGCGAGTATCTGATGAAAATAGCAGTATTACAcaacataaatattttacagGGGTAAAAGTGAAAACATGGTGTATGTTGAAGTGGGAAATAAAAAGTGTTTGATTGGTGCGAGTCTGAAAATATGCCGAAATCCATTCTATTACGGTGAATTTACAGCTATCAAAAATGGTGGCATAAAATTTGTAGACAGGGTTTCAAAATGATTTCCTAATGATATGGATATTGTGAATGATTTACAGTAAATGTAGGCATACTATGTTAAATATAACAAATCAGAGATCCAATCAAAATGTAATATCGGCATAAGTGGTGCAATCTTGGGATTTGACATTTTTTAAGCagtattaaatacatgtatacttcaaCACCCCAGGGAGTGATTTCTGAAATGAATTTGTTTATCACCTATAAAAATACAGAATGTCTACTGATCTTTGATCTTCTGGGACAACTCTCATGTTAGATAAATAGTAGAACATAACAtgctaaaaatagaatttgaggTAATTAAATAAGGTTCCACTGTGTTATATTACTGGCTGATGGAGATGCAATATTTTATGTGTTGACTACCCCTGCATTCACACGCACCCatttatatgtacaaatattttgaattttacacatacatgtttTTATATGCAAAAAAATTTCATTGTGTTCAAATGGAATTTTTGTGATGGGAACTCTTACACCAGCAAACTCTGTAAATCAGTATTagttatctatttttattttaatccaAGAATTGTGTGCCATATCAATGGAAATAAGGAAAAATTTGGGCATTTCTGGTTTACACATGCAGTTGTCAAAGAGCATATCAAATTAATGTGTTGCAAATCTTTGAATGTGTCCGTTATCATCTAGATCATACCACTTCAGAATTGTTCTCACACATCACTTCAGAATTGTTCTCACACATCACTTCAGAATTGTTCTCACACATCACTTCAGAATTGTTCTCACACATCACTTAGATaaaactatttttattatttactaCTCAGGGTATGTATAAAGTGTGATTCAGAAATCTTTtacaaaaatcaaagtactaCAGGTTTTCTTCATGTAATGATGTTTATGTGTTTTATTAGGTCACCCAAGTCTTTCGGTGACTTA encodes the following:
- the LOC130053122 gene encoding mpv17-like protein produces the protein MTILQTMATYATLWTISDSVEQKFISKKEQMDYQKSVRMVAVGTFVVAPLVFTWMFLAERIFPGRAFKTVAKKMITDQVVFAPIAISSFYFSTCMLERKSFQEFREEWLKKFPITYKTGVMFWPFVQGANFSLVPYKHRPKVIGCASFLWSMFLCYEKEPSKVEEMKEES